One window of the Gambusia affinis linkage group LG13, SWU_Gaff_1.0, whole genome shotgun sequence genome contains the following:
- the LOC122842307 gene encoding adenosine kinase-like isoform X1, with protein MASDEPKAKKLKLSENEKTESPSKKAAAELSSNSLFGMGNPLLDICAVVDKDFLDKYTLKPNDQILAEDKHKALFDELVKKFKVEYHAGGATQNSIKIAQWMIQEPHKVGTFFGCIGKDKFGEILKQKAEEAHVDAQYYEQDQEPTGTCAACITGDNRSLVANLAAANCYEKEKHLDLEENWELVEKAKVYYIAGFFLTVSLESILKVAKHASEKNKLFCMNLSAPFICQFFKDNLMQVMPYIDVLFGNESEAATFAKEQDFETKDIKEIAKKAQALPKVNTKRKRIVVFTQGKDETIMAHSDKIETFPVLKIDPKDIVDTNGAGDAFVGGFLSGLVQEKPLDQCVRAAHYSANVIIRRSGCTFPEKPDFK; from the exons ATGGCTTCTGATGAACCCAAAGCAAAGAAACTCAAACTTTCCGAGAATGAAAAGACAGAGTCTCCGAGCAAAAAGGCTGCTGCCGAACTAAG cTCTAACTCGCTCTTTGGGATGGGAAACCCCTTACTCGACATCTGTGCTGTTGTTGATAAAGACTTCTTGGACAA GTACACTCTGAAGCCCAATGATCAGATCCTGGCTGAGGACAAGCACAAAGCACT ATTTGATGAGCTTGTAAAGAAATTCAAAGTAGAGTATCACGCCGGGGGAGCCACTCAGAACTCGATTAAGATCGCCCAG TGGATGATCCAAGAGCCCCACAAAGTCGGCACGTTCTTCGGCTGCATTGGGAAAGATAAGTTTGGAGAGATCCTCAAGCAGAAGGCGGAGGAGGCCCATGTGGACGCTCAGTACTACGAGCAAGACCAAGAGCCGACAGGGACGTGTGCTGCTTGCATCACCGGAGATAACAG GTCTTTGGTAGCTAACCTAGCGGCTGCTAACTGTTATGAGAAGGAGAAGCATTTAGACTTGGAAGAAAACTGGGAGCTGGTGGAAAAAGCTAAAGTCTACTATATTGCT GGTTTCTTCCTGACTGTGTCTTTGGAGTCCATCCTGAAAGTGGCAAAGCACGCTTCTGAAAAGAACAAGCTATTCTGCATGAACCTTTCTGCACCTTTCATCTGCCAGTTCTTCAAGGACAACCTCATGCAGGTTATGCCTTACATCGACGTGTTATTCGGCAACGAATCG GAAGCAGCAACGTTTGCTAAGGAGCAGGACTTTGAG actaaaGACATTAAGGAGATTGCCAAGAAAGCCCAGGCATTACCCAAAGTtaacacaaagagaaagagaattgttgtatttacccaggGAAAGGACGAAACTATCATGGCCCACA GTGATAAGATTGAGACATTCCCTGTCCTTAAGATTGACCCAAAGGACATTGTTGACACAAATGGTGCAGGCGATGCTTTTGTTGGAG GCTTCCTGTCTGGGCTCGTCCAGGAGAAACCTCTGGATCAGTGCGTCAGGGCAGCACATTACTCTGCTAATGTCATCATCAGACGATCAGGTTGCACCTTCCCAGAAAAGCCTGACTTTAAATGA
- the LOC122842307 gene encoding adenosine kinase-like isoform X3 — MSAVSSNSLFGMGNPLLDICAVVDKDFLDKYTLKPNDQILAEDKHKALFDELVKKFKVEYHAGGATQNSIKIAQWMIQEPHKVGTFFGCIGKDKFGEILKQKAEEAHVDAQYYEQDQEPTGTCAACITGDNRSLVANLAAANCYEKEKHLDLEENWELVEKAKVYYIAGFFLTVSLESILKVAKHASEKNKLFCMNLSAPFICQFFKDNLMQVMPYIDVLFGNESEAATFAKEQDFETKDIKEIAKKAQALPKVNTKRKRIVVFTQGKDETIMAHSDKIETFPVLKIDPKDIVDTNGAGDAFVGGFLSGLVQEKPLDQCVRAAHYSANVIIRRSGCTFPEKPDFK, encoded by the exons ATGTCTGCTGTGAG cTCTAACTCGCTCTTTGGGATGGGAAACCCCTTACTCGACATCTGTGCTGTTGTTGATAAAGACTTCTTGGACAA GTACACTCTGAAGCCCAATGATCAGATCCTGGCTGAGGACAAGCACAAAGCACT ATTTGATGAGCTTGTAAAGAAATTCAAAGTAGAGTATCACGCCGGGGGAGCCACTCAGAACTCGATTAAGATCGCCCAG TGGATGATCCAAGAGCCCCACAAAGTCGGCACGTTCTTCGGCTGCATTGGGAAAGATAAGTTTGGAGAGATCCTCAAGCAGAAGGCGGAGGAGGCCCATGTGGACGCTCAGTACTACGAGCAAGACCAAGAGCCGACAGGGACGTGTGCTGCTTGCATCACCGGAGATAACAG GTCTTTGGTAGCTAACCTAGCGGCTGCTAACTGTTATGAGAAGGAGAAGCATTTAGACTTGGAAGAAAACTGGGAGCTGGTGGAAAAAGCTAAAGTCTACTATATTGCT GGTTTCTTCCTGACTGTGTCTTTGGAGTCCATCCTGAAAGTGGCAAAGCACGCTTCTGAAAAGAACAAGCTATTCTGCATGAACCTTTCTGCACCTTTCATCTGCCAGTTCTTCAAGGACAACCTCATGCAGGTTATGCCTTACATCGACGTGTTATTCGGCAACGAATCG GAAGCAGCAACGTTTGCTAAGGAGCAGGACTTTGAG actaaaGACATTAAGGAGATTGCCAAGAAAGCCCAGGCATTACCCAAAGTtaacacaaagagaaagagaattgttgtatttacccaggGAAAGGACGAAACTATCATGGCCCACA GTGATAAGATTGAGACATTCCCTGTCCTTAAGATTGACCCAAAGGACATTGTTGACACAAATGGTGCAGGCGATGCTTTTGTTGGAG GCTTCCTGTCTGGGCTCGTCCAGGAGAAACCTCTGGATCAGTGCGTCAGGGCAGCACATTACTCTGCTAATGTCATCATCAGACGATCAGGTTGCACCTTCCCAGAAAAGCCTGACTTTAAATGA
- the LOC122842307 gene encoding adenosine kinase-like isoform X2 produces MEVQPAEQMWSSNSLFGMGNPLLDICAVVDKDFLDKYTLKPNDQILAEDKHKALFDELVKKFKVEYHAGGATQNSIKIAQWMIQEPHKVGTFFGCIGKDKFGEILKQKAEEAHVDAQYYEQDQEPTGTCAACITGDNRSLVANLAAANCYEKEKHLDLEENWELVEKAKVYYIAGFFLTVSLESILKVAKHASEKNKLFCMNLSAPFICQFFKDNLMQVMPYIDVLFGNESEAATFAKEQDFETKDIKEIAKKAQALPKVNTKRKRIVVFTQGKDETIMAHSDKIETFPVLKIDPKDIVDTNGAGDAFVGGFLSGLVQEKPLDQCVRAAHYSANVIIRRSGCTFPEKPDFK; encoded by the exons ATGGAGGTACAACCAGCAGAGCAGATGTGGAG cTCTAACTCGCTCTTTGGGATGGGAAACCCCTTACTCGACATCTGTGCTGTTGTTGATAAAGACTTCTTGGACAA GTACACTCTGAAGCCCAATGATCAGATCCTGGCTGAGGACAAGCACAAAGCACT ATTTGATGAGCTTGTAAAGAAATTCAAAGTAGAGTATCACGCCGGGGGAGCCACTCAGAACTCGATTAAGATCGCCCAG TGGATGATCCAAGAGCCCCACAAAGTCGGCACGTTCTTCGGCTGCATTGGGAAAGATAAGTTTGGAGAGATCCTCAAGCAGAAGGCGGAGGAGGCCCATGTGGACGCTCAGTACTACGAGCAAGACCAAGAGCCGACAGGGACGTGTGCTGCTTGCATCACCGGAGATAACAG GTCTTTGGTAGCTAACCTAGCGGCTGCTAACTGTTATGAGAAGGAGAAGCATTTAGACTTGGAAGAAAACTGGGAGCTGGTGGAAAAAGCTAAAGTCTACTATATTGCT GGTTTCTTCCTGACTGTGTCTTTGGAGTCCATCCTGAAAGTGGCAAAGCACGCTTCTGAAAAGAACAAGCTATTCTGCATGAACCTTTCTGCACCTTTCATCTGCCAGTTCTTCAAGGACAACCTCATGCAGGTTATGCCTTACATCGACGTGTTATTCGGCAACGAATCG GAAGCAGCAACGTTTGCTAAGGAGCAGGACTTTGAG actaaaGACATTAAGGAGATTGCCAAGAAAGCCCAGGCATTACCCAAAGTtaacacaaagagaaagagaattgttgtatttacccaggGAAAGGACGAAACTATCATGGCCCACA GTGATAAGATTGAGACATTCCCTGTCCTTAAGATTGACCCAAAGGACATTGTTGACACAAATGGTGCAGGCGATGCTTTTGTTGGAG GCTTCCTGTCTGGGCTCGTCCAGGAGAAACCTCTGGATCAGTGCGTCAGGGCAGCACATTACTCTGCTAATGTCATCATCAGACGATCAGGTTGCACCTTCCCAGAAAAGCCTGACTTTAAATGA
- the LOC122842306 gene encoding serine/threonine/tyrosine-interacting-like protein 2 encodes MSLRDPPYEPPSVSELQEFLLADRRPTGHVNQVWPNVYIGNEVAARDKGALHSLGVTHIVNAAHGPPTPGNGPCFYVNTGPRFYRDMNVDYYGVEADDATNFILSPYFYPTARYIRAALAMGGRVFVHCLMGVSRSATLVLAFLMITEGLRLQEAVAAVRPHRDICPNPGFLLQLRCLDMSLERERRRKRQAQALGHLTKQGETPSLTELREILWTNRKPVGSVNEVWPKLYIGDESVARDKTRLSSLGVTHVLNAAAGQHRINTGQKFYTDIEVVYHGVEAADHPEFNLQPFFNSAALFIDRALKEDGKVLVHCAMGVSRSGALVLAYLMIHQGLTLAEAIVAVRLCRDIGPNSGFLEQLRKLELSLRTQSKQIAEDSNGGKPVSL; translated from the exons ATGTCTCTTAGGGATCCTCCATATGAACCTCCCTCCGTCTCTGAACTACAGGAGTTCTTGCTGGCAGACAGACGCCCAACTGGTCATGTCAATCAAGTCTGGCCTAATGTTTATATAGGCAACGA GGTGGCAGCACGTGACAAAGGAGCTCTTCACAGTCTGGGTGTTACGCACATCGTAAATGCTGCTCATGGGCCTCCAACACCCGGCAATGGTCCCTGCTTTTATGTCAACACTGGCCCACGTTTCTACAGAGACATGAATGTGGATTATTATGGGGTGGAGGCTGATGACGCAACAAACTTCATCCTCAGTCCTTACTTCTATCCAACAGCGCGATACATCAGAGCTGCACTGGCAATGGGAG GAAGGGTGTTCGTACACTGTCTGATGGGAGTGAGCCGCTCTGCAACCCTGGTGTTGGCCTTCCTGATGATCACTGAGGGCCTGCGGCTGCAGGAGGCTGTGGCTGCTGTAAGGCCACACAGAGACATCTGTCCCAACCCAGGCTTCTTGCTGCAGCTGCGTTGCCTTGACATGAGCctagagagggagaggagaagaaaaagacaggcgCAGGCATT AGGTCATTTAACCAAGCAGGGAGAAACACCATCCCTGACAGAGCTGAGGGAAATTCTCTGGACCAACAGGAAGCCTGTGGGCTCGGTCAATGAAGTGTGGCCAAAACTCTACATTGGAGATGA GTCTGTTGCTCGAGATAAAACCAGACTGTCATCTCTGGGTGTTACTCATGTGCTGAACGCTGCAGCAGGTCAACATCGGATCAACACCGGTCAGAAGTTTTACACTGATATTGAAGTCGTGTATCATGGCGTTGAGGCTGCAGACCATCCAGAGTTCAATCTGCAGCCATTTTTCAACTCTGCTGCACTGTTCATAGACCGCGCCTTGAAGGAAGATG GGAAAGTTCTCGTTCACTGTGCCATGGGTGTGAGTCGCTCTGGCGCGTTGGTTTTGGCCTATCTGATGATCCACCAGGGCCTGACGTTAGCGGAGGCCATCGTGGCTGTGCGTCTGTGCCGAGACATCGGCCCCAACTCTGGATTTCTGGAGCAACTCAGAAAGCTGGAGTTGAGCCTTCGTACACAGAGCAAACAGATCGCAGAGGACAGCAACGGAGGAAAACCTGTTTCTCTGTAA
- the LOC122842321 gene encoding dual specificity phosphatase 29-like produces the protein MTSCAVTSKRNPYAAVQVDPDSDYITPGTLDLEQLFWAGTTAPYIHVNQVWPRIYIGDEKTALERPELKDLGVTHVLNAAEGKWNNVLTGANYYKDLNIHYLGVEADDKPTFNISQYFLPAAEFIHEALSQPQNKVLVHCVMGRSRSATLVLAYLMMKHSLTVVEAIEHVQQKRCILPNHGFLKQLRALDITLQEDKLRQKRHMENQEGKKTT, from the exons ATGACCTCGTGTGCAGTGACATCTAAGAGGAATCCATATGCAGCAGTGCAGGTTGACCCCGACAGTGATTACATCACACCAGGTACATTAGACCTGGAGCAGCTCTTCTGGGCAGGCACCACAGCTCCATACATCCATGTCAACCAGGTCTGGCCAAGAATTTACATTGGAGATGA gaaaactgctCTCGAGCGTCCTGAGCTTAAGGACTTGGGTGTCACTCATGTCCTGAATGCAGCAGAAGGAAAGTGGAACAATGTGCTGACTGGTGCTAATTACTACAAAGACCTGAACATCCATTATCTTGGTGTGGAAGCTGATGACAAACCCACATTCAACATCTCCCAGTACTTCCTCCCTGCAGCAGAGTTTATCCACGAGGCCCTCAGCCAACCACAGA acaaggTGCTGGTTCACTGTGTGATGGGCCGAAGCAGGTCAGCCACTTTGGTCTTGGCGTACCTGATGATGAAGCACAGCTTAACTGTAGTGGAAGCTATTGAGCATGTGCAGCAGAAGCGCTGCATCCTGCCTAATCACGGCTTCCTGAAACAGCTCAGAGCACTGGACATCACACTGCAAGAGGACAAGCTGAGACAGAAAAGACACATGGAAAACCaagaaggcaaaaaaacaacatga
- the LOC122842322 gene encoding dual specificity protein phosphatase 13-like produces MPLRGGGLWHKGATQASAQSRILHAGRMSRNGQRQNLVVIKELELILDSCTLELTPVDEVWPNLYIGNVAVAQNKNRLHKLSITHVLNAAHSKQGSIGDQSFYGNTCVYFGIPAEDSDHFDLSQYFKSATDFIHKALKSKDGKVLVHCIMGVSRSATLVLAYLMLRHRFSLRDALRHVVKKRAIYPNRNFLTLLLKLDEELTQKRMLCPVL; encoded by the exons ATGCCTCTCAGAGGCGGTGGGCTGTGGCATAAGGGGGCAACACAGGCGTCTGCTCAGAGCCGGATTCTGCATGCAGGAAGAATGTCGAGGAACGGCCAGCGACAGAACCTGGTGGTCATCAAGGAACTTGAGCTCATCTTGGACTCCTGCACGCTGGAGCTCACACCTGTGGATGAAGTCTGGCCCAACTTATACATAGGAAATGT GGCTGTtgcacagaacaaaaacagattacATAAGCTTAGCATCACTCATGTTCTGAACGCAGCACACTCCAAGCAGGGCAGCATCGGTGACCAGAGCTTTTATGGGAACACGTGTGTTTACTTTGGCATCCCGGCCGAAGACTCAGACCACTTTGACCTCAGCCAATACTTTAAATCTGCCACTGACTTCATTCATAAAGCCCTGAAAAGCAAAGATG GGAAAGTGTTGGTCCACTGCATCATGGGTGTGAGTCGATCAGCCACTTTGGTCCTGGCCTACCTCATGCTGAGGCATCGTTTTTCACTAAGAGATGCTCTGAGACATGTTGTCAAAAAACGGGCCATTTATCCCAACCGGAACTTCCTGACACTTCTCCTGAAGCTGGACGAAGAGCTGACTCAAAAAAGGATGCTGTGCCCTGTTCTCTGA
- the LOC122842324 gene encoding LOW QUALITY PROTEIN: dual specificity protein phosphatase 13-like (The sequence of the model RefSeq protein was modified relative to this genomic sequence to represent the inferred CDS: substituted 1 base at 1 genomic stop codon) translates to MSGVVMGEKCVTEDSKWTDTEEKEEHMCSTGETPTLHELEEILHSAPRSCHHVDEVWPSLFLGDMFMSHDKFGLWQLGITHVVNASHGKLCCKGSDDFYXTTVKYYGVPANDLPTFDLSPFFHPAAEFIHLALSSGGKIFVHCAVGVSRSAALVLAYLMIHHGFSLRSSIRCVQQKRWIFPNRGFLRQLVDLEQTLMSKDNMS, encoded by the exons atgtcagGTGTTGTAATGGGGGAGAAATGTGTTACAGAGGACTCAAAGTGGACAGACACAGAGGAGAAGGAAGAACACATGTGCAGCACAGGTGAGACTCCAACTCTTCATGAGCTTGAGGAGATTTTACATTCAGCTCCTCGCTCATGTCACCATGTAGATGAGGTGTGGCCAAGTCTTTTTCTGGGAGACAT GTTTATGTCTCATGATAAGTTTGGACTCTGGCAGCTGGGAATCACTCATGTGGTGAACGCCTCCCACGGGAAACTCTGCTGCAAAGGCAGTGATGATTTCTATTGAACCACAGTGAAGTATTACGGCGTGCCCGCCAACGACCTGCCAACTTTCGACCTCTCACCTTTTTTCCACCCTGCTGCAGAGTTTATTCACCTGGCTTTATCATCAGGAG GGAAGATTTTTGTCCACTGTGCTGTGGGAGTGAGCCGCTCGGCTGCGCTGGTTTTGGCCTACCTGATGATCCATCATGGCTTCAGTCTTCGCTCTTCAATACGCTGTGTGCAACAGAAGCGCTGGATTTTCCCTAACAGGGGATTTCTACGACAGCTTGTAGACCTTGAGCAAACACTGATGTCAAAAGACAACATGAGCTGA